The DNA window TCTTCTTGATCCCAGCACCTTTGACCGCAGCCCGCATCAAGGACTGCACCCCTCGGCTACTCATCAGAGAGTGCCCGTCCTTGCCAACGAATACCCACTCTCTTGGCTGACAGGCATCATAATACTTCTTCAGGCCTGTGGCAATCCCCACAGAGAGCGGAACATATCGATCCTTGTTGTACTTACTGCGCCGGATATGGAGTTGCATCCGATCAAAGTCGATATCTGCCTGCTTGAGATGGATCACTTCTGAGATGCGAAGGCCTGCCGAATAGACCAGAGCCAACAAGATCCGATGCTTCAAGAGTTTGGGGGCATGAAAGAGACGCTTACATGCTTGCCGGCTCAGCACAGTATGCAGCTCTTTCATCCCGCTTGATCCTGGGCAAGCGGATGGCTCGGTCGTCTCGACCTACCAAGCGAAAGGCATAGCGAAGACCATAAACGGTGTGCTTGAAATAACTCAAAGAGGGAGACTCATGATCGCGAAGCATCAAGAGGTAGTCATTGATCTGTTCATCGCTCAACTCGAGGGGTGTGCAGCCAAAATACAGACTCAGCTTAGCGATACAGCGACTGTAGTTGAACAGGGTACTTTCGCTTTGGCCATTGAGACGGATCTTCCGTAGCATCTGCTGATACATCTCTAAGAAACCGCCAACCTCAGCGCAGGCTCTTTCGATTAAGTTCTTTTTTTCATAAGTTCAATCAGTTATTTGATAAGATGGCTAAAGCTAAGTCTTGGACAGCGATTTTGCCAGGCTTTGGCTGCCGAAGGCTTCGTCCAACAAAAAATAAACGCCATTAAAACAAGCGTTTATTCAAACCGTTAGCAATAATTATAAGATAAAAATGAAAAAACTAATACTCGGACTATCGATCATTCTTACCCTAATTGGATGTGATGCATTAACAGGAGAAGATAATAAAATATAAAAGATGTCACCTATCCGCCAGCCTTCGCTTCGCTGCGGCCGATCGGATAGCTAGTTGCTCTTGGCAAGCAAAAAAGAACATAATTACTGTCCAATTCAAAGAAATTCGTTCGTCAAGTAAATGAGAATGAATTTTTTTAACAATAAAACTTTTAACGATGAAAGACTTCATGATGTTATTCCATAGCGAGCCAGATCCAAATATTCAACCAACGCCTGAAGAAATACAAGCAGAAATTAAAGCTTGGCAAAATTGGATGGTAGGAATTAGTGCTCAAGGTAAATTAAAGAATCCAGGAGAAGCTCTGGGGTTCGAAGGGAAGACTATGCACTCTGATGGAGCTATTACTGATGGTCCATACGCTGAACTGAAAGAAATAATAGGAGGTTTTATTATTGTAACTGCACCTTCAATTGATGAGGCTATTAAGCTAGCAAATGGTTGCCCAGCACTAAGTAGCGGTGGGAAAGTAGAAGTTAGAGATATTATGCAATTTGAAGATGTATAATAATTCATGATTGACAATCAAATAACACAAATCTTTAAATCAGAGTACAGCAATCTAGTTGCTGTACTTTGTCATTTTTATGGAATACAAAATATTCAGTTAGCAGAGGATATTGTCAGCGATACTTTTCTTCAGGCTATGAAAGTTTGGGCACATAAAGGTGTACCAGATTTTCCAAAAGCTTGGCTTAGAAAAGTGGCTATTAATAAATTCAAGGACCATTGTCGAAGGGATCAAATATTCAAAGAAAAGGTTGAGAGTAAACTAATTCAACATAATGAACAAGTTGAGGAAATCATTCTGGATGAACAACTCATTTCTGATGGAGTACTAAATATGATTTTCGCCATATGTAACTCTAATCTCAAGATTGAGGTACAAATCTGTTTAGCTCTAAGGTTATTATGTGGATTTAGTATTGATCAAATCGCTGCGGCACTGCTGACAAATAAGGAAAACATTAACAAAAAGCTATATCGAGGTAAACAACAATTAAGGAAATACAAATCTAATTGGAATCAGTTAACTCTTGATGACTACATTTCAAGAATTGTCCCAGTCTTAAGGATCATTTATCTAATTTTTAACGAAGGATATTATAGTAACACTGGTAGTAATAATGTTAAGCAAGATTTATGTTGGGAAGCAATGAGATTAGGTATTTTTTTATCGGAACAAACATTTTTACCCAAAAAGAACACCTATGCTTTGATAGCTTTGATGTGTTTCCATGCATCGAGGATTGATTCCCGAACAAATTCGTCTGGTAAATATATCCTTTATCTAGATCAAGACAAGAGTAAATGGAACACAGACCTGATCAAGAAAGGAGAATACTATCTGACTAAATCTGCAAATGGAAACGAGGTATCTAAATATCATTTAGAAGCAGCTATTGCATACTGGCACACAACAGAAACTCCCGAGAAATGGGATAATATTCTACAATTGTATAATAGACTGATTATACTAGAATAC is part of the Thermodesulfobacteriota bacterium genome and encodes:
- a CDS encoding tyrosine-type recombinase/integrase, yielding MKELHTVLSRQACKRLFHAPKLLKHRILLALVYSAGLRISEVIHLKQADIDFDRMQLHIRRSKYNKDRYVPLSVGIATGLKKYYDACQPREWVFVGKDGHSLMSSRGVQSLMRAAVKGAGIKKKASLHTLRDSYATHLLEDGLDLYSIQQLLGHEHVTTTLVYLHVAQRVAQQAHSPFDTLYPDAGQT
- a CDS encoding YciI family protein, with translation MMLFHSEPDPNIQPTPEEIQAEIKAWQNWMVGISAQGKLKNPGEALGFEGKTMHSDGAITDGPYAELKEIIGGFIIVTAPSIDEAIKLANGCPALSSGGKVEVRDIMQFEDV
- a CDS encoding DUF6596 domain-containing protein encodes the protein MIDNQITQIFKSEYSNLVAVLCHFYGIQNIQLAEDIVSDTFLQAMKVWAHKGVPDFPKAWLRKVAINKFKDHCRRDQIFKEKVESKLIQHNEQVEEIILDEQLISDGVLNMIFAICNSNLKIEVQICLALRLLCGFSIDQIAAALLTNKENINKKLYRGKQQLRKYKSNWNQLTLDDYISRIVPVLRIIYLIFNEGYYSNTGSNNVKQDLCWEAMRLGIFLSEQTFLPKKNTYALIALMCFHASRIDSRTNSSGKYILYLDQDKSKWNTDLIKKGEYYLTKSANGNEVSKYHLEAAIAYWHTTETPEKWDNILQLYNRLIILEYSPLIAMNRTYALALANSAEEAILEAKKLNLTDNYYYFWLMAELFRMNKDYKMEIKYLHKALNSAKKSSEKEILNTKLEKASREQSTERT